The DNA segment TGAATAGCGACTAACACCGCTGCCTGGGAAATCAAAAGAATTGTCTTCTCGGCTGTTTAGCGGCTCTGCACGGTAGTTTTATAGCCGCCGTGCTGTACTAATTCATAAAAAAAGGTGATAAATATTAACCCATGACAATGGGAAAACGAACTCAAGCCAAACCCCTGGAAGTCCGGCTACTACGGGAAGGGATTACTGAATCGAGGCATATAGTCGAGGCTGTTGTTTGCGACGAACGGGGACGGGTTCTATCCGTTGCCGGCAATTCTGAAACTGCGGCATTTGTGCGTTCAGCACTCAAACCATTTCAGGCACTCGCCGTCACCACCACAGGCACACTCGAACGCTATAATTTGAGCGATCGCGACTTAGCGATTATTACCAGTTCTCACAAAGGCACAATAGAACAGGTAAGACAGGCATTTAATATTCTTTGGCGGGCCGACCTTGACCCGACTGCTCTCCAATGCCCGATTCCTGAAGGTAAAAAAAACCCCCTGGAATACAATTGCTCTGGTAAACACGCGGGAATGTTAGCTGTTTGTCAACAACGACATTGGCCTTTAAATAACTACCTGGAACGCAAGCACCCAGTACAACAGTTAATTTTAGGCAAAGTCGCAGAACTGTTGCGAATGCCAGCCGAGGAATTTCTCAGCGCTCACGACGACTGCGGCGCACCCACCTATCTCATGCAAATCAGTCAAATGGCATCTTTGTATGCTCTGTTAGCCTCTAGTACCAATGTTGATATGGAGCGGATTGTTCGTGCCATGACTCATCATGCTGCTATGGTGGCTGGAGAAGGCGAATTTGACACAGAACTGATGCGTTTAGCTCCAGGGGAACTGGTAAGTAAAACTGGTGCCGAAGGAGTCCAATGTATTGGCAGACTAGGTGAAGGCATGGGATTGACGATTAAAGTCATGGATGGAGCCAAACGAGCAAAATATGCCGTGGCGATCCACTTACTTCAACAGATGGGTTGGATTAGTCCCAGCGCCGCCGACAGCCTCTGTGAGAAGTTTATGACTCTAGGAAAATACAAGCGTTTAGAAGTAATTGGAGAATTATCATTTTTATAGTTGCCAAATCTGTGACTTTGTGGTTATACTATAGAAGTCAAGAGGCGACGCGGGATAGAGCAGTCTGGTAGCTCGTCGGGCTCATAACCCGAAGGTCAGTGGTTCAAATCCACTTCCCGCCACCAAATAAAAGATAAGATAAAACCCTGAACAGTGAAAAGTTCGGGGTTTTGTTTGTTTTTGATCTATTCTGAAAGAGAAACTTGACAAAAAGCGCGGAGAATCATGGTTGTGAAGTTGCAG comes from the Nodularia sp. NIES-3585 genome and includes:
- a CDS encoding asparaginase, whose product is MTMGKRTQAKPLEVRLLREGITESRHIVEAVVCDERGRVLSVAGNSETAAFVRSALKPFQALAVTTTGTLERYNLSDRDLAIITSSHKGTIEQVRQAFNILWRADLDPTALQCPIPEGKKNPLEYNCSGKHAGMLAVCQQRHWPLNNYLERKHPVQQLILGKVAELLRMPAEEFLSAHDDCGAPTYLMQISQMASLYALLASSTNVDMERIVRAMTHHAAMVAGEGEFDTELMRLAPGELVSKTGAEGVQCIGRLGEGMGLTIKVMDGAKRAKYAVAIHLLQQMGWISPSAADSLCEKFMTLGKYKRLEVIGELSFL